Proteins from a single region of Bos javanicus breed banteng chromosome 7, ARS-OSU_banteng_1.0, whole genome shotgun sequence:
- the PFN3 gene encoding profilin-3 — protein MGDWKGYISAVLRDQRIDDVAIVGHSDNRCVWASRPGGLLAAISPQEVGVLTGPDRSTFLQAGLCVAGRRCCVIRDHLLAEGDGVLDARTKGLDGRAICVGHTPRALLVLMGRRGVHGGILNKTMHELIHGLRSQGT, from the coding sequence ATGGGCGACTGGAAAGGTTACATCAGTGCAGTGCTTCGGGACCAGCGCATCGACGACGTGGCCATTGTGGGCCACTCGGACAATCGCTGCGTGTGGGCCTCGAGGCCTGGGGGCCTGCTGGCGGCCATCTCACCGCAGGAGGTGGGTGTGCTCACCGGGCCAGACCGGAGCACCTTCCTGCAGGCCGGGCTGTGCGTGGCGGGCCGCCGTTGCTGCGTCATCCGAGACCACCTGCTGGCGGAGGGTGACGGAGTGCTGGATGCACGCACCAAGGGTCTGGACGGGCGCGCCATCTGCGTGGGCCACACGCCTCGGGCGCTTCTCGTGCTCATGGGCCGGCGGGGTGTGCATGGGGGCATTCTCAACAAGACGATGCACGAGCTGATCCATGGGCTGCGCTCACAGGGCACCTAG
- the F12 gene encoding coagulation factor XII isoform X2 — translation MPDGPRCICADHFTGKHCQKEKCFEPQFFRFFHENEIWHRLEPAGVVKCQCKGPNAQCKPLASQVCRTNPCLNGGSCLQAEGHRLCRCAPSFAGRLCDVDLKASCYDDRDRGLSYRGMAGTTLSGAPCQSWASEATYWNVTAEQVLNWGLGDHAFCRNPDNDTRPWCFIWKGDRLSWNYCRLAPCQAAAGHEHFPLPSPSALQKPESTTQTPLPSLTSGWCSPTPLASGGPGGCGQRLRKWLSSLNRVVGGLVALPGAHPYIAALYWDQHFCAGSLIAPCWVLTAAHCLQNRPAPKELTVVLGQDRHNQSCEQCQTLAVRDYRLHEAFSPITYQHDLALVRLQESADGCCAHPSPFVQPVCLPSTAARPAESEAAVCQVAGWGHQFEGGEYSSFLQEAQVPLIDPQRCSAPDVHGAAFTQGMLCAGFLEGGTDACQGDSGGPLVCEDETPERQLILRGIVSWGSGCGNRLKPGVYTDVANYLAWIREHTAS, via the exons ATGCCAGATGGCCCACGCTGCATCTGTGCAGATCACTTCACTGGGAAGCACTGCCAGAAAG AGAAGTGCTTTGAGCCCCAGTTTTTCCGGTTCTTCCATGAGAATGAAATATGGCATAGGCTTGAGCCAGCAGGTGTGGTCAAGTGCCAGTGCAAGGGTCCGAATGCCCAATGCAAGCCACTGGCCAGCCAGG TCTGCCGCACCAACCCGTGTCTCAACGGGGGCAGCTGCCTGCAGGCGGAGGGCCATCGCCTGTGCCGTTGTGCCCCTAGCTTCGCGGGACGTTTGTGCGATGTAG ACCTCAAGGCGAGTTGCTACGACGACCGCGACCGCGGTCTCAGCTACCGCGGCATGGCGGGGACTACGCTGTCCGGCGCACCCTGTCAGTCGTGGGCCTCCGAGGCCACCTACTGGAATGTGACCGCAGAGCAAGTGCTGAACTGGGGACTGGGCGACCACGCCTTCTGCCG GAACCCCGACAACGACACCCGCCCTTGGTGCTTCATTTGGAAAGGCGACCGACTGAGCTGGAATTACTGCCGCCTGGCACCGTGCCAGGCCGCAGCTGGGCACGAGCACTTCCCCTTGCCCTCGCCATCGGCTTTGCAGAAACCTGAGTCCACGACCCAGACCCCGCTTCCATCCCTGACTTCAG GCTGGTGCTCGCCGACTCCTCTGGCCAGCGGAGGCCCCGGGGGCTGTGGCCAGCGGCTCCGCAAATGGCTGTCCTCGCTGAACCGCGTCGTCGGAGGACTGGTGGCGCTCCCCGGGGCGCACCCCTACATCGCCGCGCTGTACTGGGACCAACATTTCTGCGCCGGCAGCCTCATCGCTCCCTGTTGGGTGCTGACTGCGGCTCACTGTCTGCAGAACCG ACCCGCGCCGAAGGAGCTGACCGTGGTGCTCGGCCAGGACCGCCACAACCAGAGCTGTGAGCAGTGCCAGACGCTGGCAGTGCGGGACTACCGCCTGCACGAGGCCTTCTCGCCCATCACCTACCAGCACGACCTGG CTCTGGTGCGCCTGCAGGAGAGCGCGGACGGCTGCTGCGCGCACCCGTCGCCTTTCGTTCAGCCAGTGTGCCTGCCGAGTACCGCCGCCCGCCCCGCCGAATCCGAAGCCGCAGTCTGCCAGGTGGCCGGCTGGGGTCACCAGTTCGAGG GTGGGGAATATTCCAGCTTCCTGCAGGAGGCTCAGGTGCCACTCATCGACCCGCAGCGCTGCTCCGCCCCCGACGTGCACGGAGCAGCCTTCACCCAGGGCATGCTCTGCGCTGGCTTCCTCGAGGGCGGCACCGACGCATGCCAG GGTGACTCCGGAGGCCCTCTAGTGTGTGAGGATGAGACCCCTGAGCGCCAGCTCATCCTGCGAGGCATAGTCAGCTGGGGCTCAGGTTGCGGCAACCGCCTCAAGCCAGGTGTGTACACAGACGTGGCCAACTACCTAGCCTGGATTCGGGAGCACACCGCTTCCTGA
- the F12 gene encoding coagulation factor XII isoform X1: MRALLLLGALLVSLESAVSTPPWKGPKKHKLTESEHTVVLTVTGEPCHFPFQYHRQLHHKCIHRGRPGPRPWCATTPNFEKDQRWAYCLEPKKVKDHCSKHNPCQKGGTCVNMPDGPRCICADHFTGKHCQKEKCFEPQFFRFFHENEIWHRLEPAGVVKCQCKGPNAQCKPLASQVCRTNPCLNGGSCLQAEGHRLCRCAPSFAGRLCDVDLKASCYDDRDRGLSYRGMAGTTLSGAPCQSWASEATYWNVTAEQVLNWGLGDHAFCRNPDNDTRPWCFIWKGDRLSWNYCRLAPCQAAAGHEHFPLPSPSALQKPESTTQTPLPSLTSGWCSPTPLASGGPGGCGQRLRKWLSSLNRVVGGLVALPGAHPYIAALYWDQHFCAGSLIAPCWVLTAAHCLQNRPAPKELTVVLGQDRHNQSCEQCQTLAVRDYRLHEAFSPITYQHDLALVRLQESADGCCAHPSPFVQPVCLPSTAARPAESEAAVCQVAGWGHQFEGGEYSSFLQEAQVPLIDPQRCSAPDVHGAAFTQGMLCAGFLEGGTDACQGDSGGPLVCEDETPERQLILRGIVSWGSGCGNRLKPGVYTDVANYLAWIREHTAS, from the exons ATGAGGGCTCTGCTGCTCCTGGGGGCCCTGCTGGTGAGCCTGGAGTCAGCGGTTTCG ACTCCACCTTGGAAAGGCCCCAAGAAGCATAAGCTCACAGAGAGTGAGCACACAGTGG TTCTCACTGTCACCGGGGAACCCTGCCACTTCCCCTTCCAGTACCACCGGCAGCTGCATCATAAATGCATCCACAGAGGCCGGCCAGGCCCCCGACCTTG GTGTGCTACTACCCCCAACTTTGAGAAGGACCAACGATGGGCATACTgcctggagcccaagaaagtgaaaG ACCACTGCAGCAAACACAATCCCTGCCAGAAGGGAGGGACCTGTGTGAACATGCCAGATGGCCCACGCTGCATCTGTGCAGATCACTTCACTGGGAAGCACTGCCAGAAAG AGAAGTGCTTTGAGCCCCAGTTTTTCCGGTTCTTCCATGAGAATGAAATATGGCATAGGCTTGAGCCAGCAGGTGTGGTCAAGTGCCAGTGCAAGGGTCCGAATGCCCAATGCAAGCCACTGGCCAGCCAGG TCTGCCGCACCAACCCGTGTCTCAACGGGGGCAGCTGCCTGCAGGCGGAGGGCCATCGCCTGTGCCGTTGTGCCCCTAGCTTCGCGGGACGTTTGTGCGATGTAG ACCTCAAGGCGAGTTGCTACGACGACCGCGACCGCGGTCTCAGCTACCGCGGCATGGCGGGGACTACGCTGTCCGGCGCACCCTGTCAGTCGTGGGCCTCCGAGGCCACCTACTGGAATGTGACCGCAGAGCAAGTGCTGAACTGGGGACTGGGCGACCACGCCTTCTGCCG GAACCCCGACAACGACACCCGCCCTTGGTGCTTCATTTGGAAAGGCGACCGACTGAGCTGGAATTACTGCCGCCTGGCACCGTGCCAGGCCGCAGCTGGGCACGAGCACTTCCCCTTGCCCTCGCCATCGGCTTTGCAGAAACCTGAGTCCACGACCCAGACCCCGCTTCCATCCCTGACTTCAG GCTGGTGCTCGCCGACTCCTCTGGCCAGCGGAGGCCCCGGGGGCTGTGGCCAGCGGCTCCGCAAATGGCTGTCCTCGCTGAACCGCGTCGTCGGAGGACTGGTGGCGCTCCCCGGGGCGCACCCCTACATCGCCGCGCTGTACTGGGACCAACATTTCTGCGCCGGCAGCCTCATCGCTCCCTGTTGGGTGCTGACTGCGGCTCACTGTCTGCAGAACCG ACCCGCGCCGAAGGAGCTGACCGTGGTGCTCGGCCAGGACCGCCACAACCAGAGCTGTGAGCAGTGCCAGACGCTGGCAGTGCGGGACTACCGCCTGCACGAGGCCTTCTCGCCCATCACCTACCAGCACGACCTGG CTCTGGTGCGCCTGCAGGAGAGCGCGGACGGCTGCTGCGCGCACCCGTCGCCTTTCGTTCAGCCAGTGTGCCTGCCGAGTACCGCCGCCCGCCCCGCCGAATCCGAAGCCGCAGTCTGCCAGGTGGCCGGCTGGGGTCACCAGTTCGAGG GTGGGGAATATTCCAGCTTCCTGCAGGAGGCTCAGGTGCCACTCATCGACCCGCAGCGCTGCTCCGCCCCCGACGTGCACGGAGCAGCCTTCACCCAGGGCATGCTCTGCGCTGGCTTCCTCGAGGGCGGCACCGACGCATGCCAG GGTGACTCCGGAGGCCCTCTAGTGTGTGAGGATGAGACCCCTGAGCGCCAGCTCATCCTGCGAGGCATAGTCAGCTGGGGCTCAGGTTGCGGCAACCGCCTCAAGCCAGGTGTGTACACAGACGTGGCCAACTACCTAGCCTGGATTCGGGAGCACACCGCTTCCTGA